Proteins encoded within one genomic window of Leptolyngbya sp. FACHB-261:
- a CDS encoding ATP-binding cassette domain-containing protein → MSPNKLLLRFAKKYPAWIVLTVVLGFSGALFNGVSTTLIVPVLLNFLGQEVSFEGAPPIIQAITSSFSGIDENYRSLVMAGAILLAIVLKNVATYANGLTAASLARALASSMRQEGLRLLLEVDQDFYSKSRVGDIINRLDRETGRTASAIRTAIQIGTNIITILVFTGLLVTISWQLTLAATGFLLLVGLVNQYSINRSKQFGKDLSVVSREYSVSVLDVISGIRLVKSRGNEEREYERIRALIRAREKAEFQSQANSSAIPPVNEVAGIIALLAIVALGGRLFSGQIESLSAVLLTYLFILFRLLPIVGQLNNARSAFANTSASVEIVNDFMQRDNKPFMANGSIPYTRLEKGIAFKQVSFGYPGQEKPVLEDVDLWLPRGTTLALVGASGAGKSTLADLLPRFYDPTSGEITIDGIDLRDYEVRSVRRAIGIVNQDTFLFNDSVRNNIAYGWENSTDTEVFEAAKRANAYDFIMQLPQGFDTPIGDRGVLLSGGQRQRIAIARALLQNPEILILDEATSALDTVSERLVQAAIDNLSQNRTMLVIAHRLSTVQKAHQIAVMERGRVVEIGTHEELLQKGGYYMRLYSMQFSDGPQDCINPEQYQTLTKASYEIRTHLNSMIGPLKLLVDGLVDNSEERNELVNEAYYSTNHLLETLETLENAASTKAK, encoded by the coding sequence GTGTCTCCTAACAAGCTACTCCTGAGATTTGCCAAAAAGTATCCTGCTTGGATAGTACTGACCGTTGTTCTGGGCTTTTCTGGAGCGCTGTTTAATGGGGTCAGCACTACACTAATCGTGCCCGTTCTTCTGAACTTTTTGGGGCAGGAAGTCAGTTTTGAGGGCGCGCCTCCCATCATTCAAGCCATCACCAGTTCCTTCTCAGGGATTGATGAAAATTACCGGAGTCTGGTGATGGCTGGAGCAATTCTATTGGCGATTGTACTTAAAAATGTAGCTACTTATGCCAATGGCTTGACGGCTGCTTCCCTAGCGCGAGCACTAGCTTCCAGTATGCGACAGGAGGGTTTGCGCCTGCTCTTGGAGGTAGACCAAGATTTTTATTCAAAGTCCAGAGTTGGCGACATTATTAACCGGCTCGATAGAGAAACAGGTCGAACGGCTAGTGCTATCCGAACGGCAATCCAGATCGGAACAAACATTATTACAATCCTGGTTTTTACGGGTTTGCTGGTTACGATCTCCTGGCAGTTGACGCTTGCTGCAACAGGGTTTCTTCTACTAGTAGGGTTGGTCAACCAGTATTCTATAAACCGCTCTAAGCAGTTTGGTAAAGACCTATCAGTGGTATCTCGTGAGTACTCAGTCAGCGTACTCGATGTCATCAGTGGTATCCGGCTCGTTAAATCTAGAGGTAACGAGGAAAGAGAGTACGAACGCATTAGAGCTCTGATCCGAGCCCGGGAGAAAGCTGAGTTTCAGTCCCAGGCAAACTCCTCAGCAATTCCTCCAGTCAATGAAGTCGCGGGCATAATTGCTCTGTTGGCTATTGTTGCCTTGGGTGGCAGGCTTTTCTCGGGGCAAATTGAGTCGCTCTCGGCGGTTCTGCTAACTTACTTGTTTATTCTCTTCCGCTTGCTGCCAATTGTCGGACAGCTTAATAATGCCCGTAGTGCATTTGCGAATACTTCTGCCAGCGTTGAGATTGTCAACGACTTTATGCAACGGGATAATAAGCCGTTTATGGCCAACGGCTCCATCCCCTACACTCGATTAGAAAAAGGGATTGCCTTTAAGCAAGTTTCGTTTGGATATCCCGGTCAAGAGAAGCCGGTCTTAGAAGATGTTGACTTGTGGTTACCACGGGGGACGACCCTGGCGCTAGTAGGAGCCTCCGGAGCGGGCAAATCAACGCTGGCCGATCTGTTACCACGCTTCTATGACCCGACTAGTGGTGAGATTACCATAGATGGTATTGACTTGCGAGATTACGAAGTAAGGTCGGTACGCCGAGCCATTGGTATCGTTAATCAAGACACGTTCCTGTTTAACGATTCGGTCCGCAACAACATTGCCTATGGTTGGGAAAACTCTACTGATACAGAGGTTTTTGAAGCGGCTAAGCGCGCTAATGCCTACGATTTTATTATGCAACTGCCACAGGGCTTTGATACTCCAATCGGAGACCGAGGGGTATTACTCTCAGGTGGTCAACGCCAGCGCATTGCAATTGCTCGTGCCCTCTTACAGAATCCGGAGATTCTAATTCTGGATGAGGCGACTAGTGCCCTGGATACTGTATCAGAGCGCTTGGTGCAAGCTGCTATTGATAACCTTAGCCAAAATCGCACCATGCTTGTGATTGCCCACCGCCTTTCCACTGTCCAGAAAGCTCATCAGATTGCAGTGATGGAAAGAGGCCGAGTGGTGGAAATCGGTACTCATGAAGAGCTATTGCAGAAGGGGGGGTACTACATGAGGCTCTACTCAATGCAATTCTCAGATGGTCCACAAGATTGCATTAATCCTGAACAATATCAAACTTTGACTAAGGCCTCCTACGAAATTCGCACCCATCTCAACTCCATGATTGGCCCTCTCAAGCTCTTAGTAGATGGCCTAGTAGATAACTCTGAGGAGCGTAATGAGCTAGTTAACGAGGCCTACTACTCTACAAACCATCTACTGGAAACTTTAGAGACCCTCGAAAACGCTGCTAGCACTAAAGCCAAGTAG
- a CDS encoding NAD-binding protein produces the protein MNLTSLSFFRNLRPDNKQFAVVGLGRFGRAVSSTLHSLGYEVLGVDVDEKRVAQVATEQQAAHCLQLDSTDPLALKESGIFEFDTVIVAIGNYLQESIITTLHIKEAGVNHVVAKASSDVHGTLLKKVGADLVVYPESEMGCTLARSLTQTGILDRFELDPDNSIVEVMVPDEFDGKTILELKLRSQYGVSILAVSHNDKFEINPNPNQRLQRGSAIVVIGSNKDISRLPIACKLAK, from the coding sequence GTGAATCTTACATCTCTCAGTTTTTTTAGAAATCTGCGTCCTGACAACAAGCAATTTGCAGTCGTTGGTTTGGGCCGTTTTGGGCGTGCTGTCTCATCAACTCTGCATAGTTTAGGCTACGAAGTGTTGGGGGTGGATGTAGATGAGAAGCGGGTTGCTCAGGTTGCGACTGAGCAACAAGCAGCTCATTGCTTACAGCTAGACTCTACTGATCCCTTAGCTCTTAAGGAATCTGGAATTTTTGAGTTTGACACGGTGATTGTGGCGATTGGCAATTACTTACAAGAAAGCATTATCACTACTCTGCACATCAAAGAGGCTGGGGTTAACCATGTCGTCGCTAAAGCTTCTTCTGACGTTCACGGTACATTGCTGAAAAAAGTGGGAGCCGATCTGGTGGTATATCCAGAATCGGAAATGGGTTGTACTCTGGCTCGCTCGCTCACTCAAACAGGCATTCTAGATCGCTTCGAATTGGACCCTGACAACAGTATCGTTGAGGTCATGGTGCCCGATGAATTCGATGGCAAAACGATTCTAGAATTGAAGCTGCGCAGCCAGTACGGCGTCAGTATTTTAGCAGTTAGCCACAATGACAAGTTTGAAATCAACCCAAACCCGAACCAGCGATTACAGCGAGGCTCGGCCATTGTTGTCATTGGCAGCAATAAAGACATCAGCCGCCTGCCGATTGCCTGCAAGCTAGCAAAATAA
- a CDS encoding glycosyltransferase family 2 protein, with amino-acid sequence MDSLPLVSVIVPVYNGEYSLPTLLAALQAQTYPNLEILIVDNNSTDGTAALLQAQASVRYLREERPGSYAARNAALQVAQGEVLAFTDDDCVPEPNWVFEGVQSLSSDEFQLAGGAIQFRFSEQPRLAEWLDSCQFLNQAEYVNWGRFAVTANLFVHRRVFEQIGPFSETLISSGDSEFCRRAHAHGFQITYAEKALISHPTRKNLKALFRKSWRIGYGNGQLSAQNQEKVVNYLSWEAYQLKRLNFQRLSDMGIQLNFQQKLLSTAMNYGVVTLARNFGSLAGYLTTHRVQSVKSQANAANSEVAVDSASGR; translated from the coding sequence ATGGACAGCTTACCGCTCGTTTCAGTGATTGTGCCTGTTTACAACGGTGAGTATAGCTTGCCAACTTTACTAGCTGCTTTGCAGGCCCAGACATACCCCAACTTAGAGATTCTGATTGTTGATAACAACTCCACAGATGGAACTGCTGCCCTACTTCAGGCTCAGGCATCTGTGCGTTACCTGCGAGAGGAACGTCCAGGATCATATGCTGCTCGGAATGCTGCTCTGCAAGTAGCCCAGGGAGAAGTTCTAGCTTTCACTGATGATGATTGTGTGCCTGAGCCGAACTGGGTATTTGAAGGCGTTCAGAGTTTAAGTAGTGATGAGTTTCAGTTAGCCGGGGGGGCGATTCAGTTTCGATTTAGCGAGCAGCCTAGATTGGCGGAATGGTTAGATAGTTGTCAATTTCTAAACCAAGCTGAGTATGTGAATTGGGGAAGGTTTGCAGTCACTGCAAACTTGTTTGTTCACCGGCGAGTCTTTGAGCAGATTGGCCCTTTTTCAGAGACGCTCATTTCTAGTGGGGACTCAGAATTTTGCCGTCGAGCTCATGCTCATGGCTTTCAGATTACTTATGCAGAGAAAGCGCTAATTTCTCACCCAACTCGGAAAAATCTCAAGGCTTTGTTTCGTAAATCTTGGCGAATTGGGTATGGTAATGGCCAACTCAGTGCTCAAAACCAGGAGAAGGTAGTCAACTACCTATCCTGGGAAGCCTACCAACTCAAACGGCTCAATTTTCAGCGGCTCAGCGACATGGGTATTCAGCTGAATTTTCAGCAAAAGCTACTGAGTACAGCTATGAACTACGGGGTGGTTACACTAGCTCGCAACTTCGGTAGTTTAGCTGGCTACCTGACAACCCATCGAGTACAATCGGTGAAATCGCAAGCTAATGCTGCCAATTCCGAAGTAGCCGTGGACTCAGCAAGTGGTCGCTAA
- a CDS encoding Npun_R2821/Npun_R2822 family protein, whose translation MNGIYTLANDKVYDQLVAFLNSIEANVGPDFPVCIIPFDDQLDQVKAEIANRPNVTLFDDQSSINRWDEFTRKIWDLHPTAKQYWYRDHLISDPNDYWRITMRRKFCAFDGPFDKFVFLDADTLVFDSLDVVFERLDDHDWVVYDFMFRQPNQAFDLKVVRKLNLFTEEQLSKVFCAGFFASHKGFFDEAEMQGLLKQLGSGEITALVPRIPDQTITNYMAIRPGRSICNLAQILPAEQRAGNCVTSPHFENVDGVLFDRGIRLTYVHFICVTSKILTRVAQGENIYFPYRDVYLHYRFLREPEKAPQFPADETPVYYTALRRKNRYQPSPIPWLPTPIYQRANRVGQKVATWFGR comes from the coding sequence ATGAATGGAATTTATACTTTAGCCAATGATAAAGTTTATGACCAACTGGTCGCGTTTCTAAACAGTATCGAAGCTAACGTCGGTCCTGACTTTCCAGTCTGCATCATTCCCTTCGACGATCAACTGGACCAGGTCAAAGCTGAGATTGCCAACCGACCAAATGTCACTCTATTTGACGATCAAAGCTCGATCAACCGCTGGGATGAGTTCACGCGTAAGATCTGGGATCTGCACCCGACTGCCAAGCAGTATTGGTATCGCGATCACTTAATTTCTGACCCCAACGACTATTGGCGCATCACCATGCGTCGTAAATTTTGCGCGTTTGATGGTCCCTTCGACAAATTTGTCTTTCTTGATGCCGATACGCTGGTTTTTGACTCTCTTGATGTTGTTTTTGAACGGTTAGATGACCATGATTGGGTTGTCTATGACTTTATGTTCCGCCAACCCAATCAGGCCTTCGATCTAAAAGTCGTTCGTAAGCTGAACCTATTCACAGAAGAGCAACTCAGTAAGGTGTTTTGTGCGGGCTTCTTTGCCTCCCATAAAGGTTTCTTTGATGAAGCCGAAATGCAGGGCTTGCTCAAACAGCTAGGCAGTGGTGAAATTACCGCCTTAGTGCCCCGAATCCCTGACCAAACCATTACAAATTACATGGCCATTCGTCCGGGCCGCTCAATTTGTAATCTGGCGCAAATTTTACCAGCAGAGCAAAGAGCTGGTAACTGCGTCACATCGCCTCATTTTGAAAATGTTGATGGTGTGCTGTTCGATCGGGGTATCCGCCTAACCTATGTACACTTTATTTGTGTTACGTCCAAAATTCTGACGCGAGTAGCTCAAGGGGAAAATATCTACTTTCCCTACCGGGATGTCTATCTACACTACCGCTTCTTGAGGGAGCCTGAGAAAGCCCCCCAGTTTCCAGCTGACGAGACGCCAGTTTACTACACTGCCCTAAGGCGCAAAAACCGCTATCAGCCTTCTCCAATCCCCTGGTTGCCAACCCCTATCTACCAGCGTGCTAACCGAGTAGGGCAGAAGGTGGCAACCTGGTTTGGTCGCTAA
- a CDS encoding Npun_R2821/Npun_R2822 family protein: MTDGIYILANDVVHDQLIALLNSIEANAGKEIPICIVPYDNRLDKVRAELRQRPQVSLFEDQDSIAYWENFSAQAWRAHKRAQKAWQAEAEPVVYRLAMHRKLCCLDGPFERFIYFDADTLLMGPLDSVYQKLDQYDWVTNDFQYKSDRKYIFDAPEEQLLKVFSAEQLESQLFCAGWFASKRKVFSSEQLSSLLESLNAGEAEVMALRGPDQSLLNYMVLRSAISYYNFAYNNPQAATGSHWSSKFDVIDQVLHDKGRRVTYIHYMSIPTSDFNQLCAGQDVKIPYRDLFLHYRYLKSPEERPQKLVRANWQPSLKHFSQLISAIPSKVGRRLNQLNAKSSN, from the coding sequence ATGACAGATGGTATCTACATTCTCGCCAACGACGTCGTCCACGACCAGCTGATTGCGCTTCTCAACAGCATAGAAGCTAACGCGGGTAAAGAGATACCCATCTGTATCGTTCCCTATGACAACCGACTGGATAAAGTTCGAGCTGAACTACGCCAGAGGCCACAGGTGAGCCTTTTTGAAGACCAAGATTCAATTGCCTATTGGGAAAACTTCTCAGCTCAAGCATGGCGGGCGCACAAGAGAGCCCAAAAGGCATGGCAAGCCGAAGCGGAGCCAGTAGTCTACCGGCTTGCCATGCACCGCAAGCTCTGTTGCTTGGACGGTCCCTTTGAAAGGTTCATCTACTTCGATGCAGATACCCTACTGATGGGGCCTCTGGACAGTGTTTATCAGAAATTGGATCAATACGATTGGGTGACGAATGATTTTCAATATAAATCGGATCGAAAGTACATTTTCGATGCACCAGAAGAGCAACTACTGAAAGTTTTTAGTGCTGAGCAGCTAGAGTCGCAACTATTCTGTGCAGGCTGGTTTGCCTCGAAGAGAAAAGTTTTCAGCTCTGAGCAGCTTTCTAGTTTGCTAGAGAGCTTGAACGCGGGTGAGGCTGAAGTAATGGCCCTGCGAGGACCTGATCAGTCGTTGCTTAACTACATGGTCCTGCGTAGCGCGATCTCCTACTACAACTTTGCTTACAACAATCCTCAAGCAGCTACTGGTAGCCATTGGTCTTCCAAGTTTGATGTCATAGACCAAGTGCTCCACGACAAGGGGCGTCGCGTCACATACATACACTACATGAGCATCCCGACTTCTGACTTCAATCAGCTGTGCGCAGGTCAGGATGTGAAAATTCCCTACCGTGATTTATTCCTACATTATCGATACTTGAAGTCACCGGAGGAGCGCCCTCAAAAACTAGTACGTGCCAATTGGCAGCCCAGCTTGAAGCATTTCAGCCAGTTGATTAGTGCTATACCCAGTAAGGTTGGGCGCCGGCTCAATCAGCTTAATGCAAAGTCTAGCAACTAG
- a CDS encoding polysaccharide pyruvyl transferase family protein: protein MKIIVNNTVALNGGDAAILLSIIQLLRASFGHDTQFVIADSQPEVASQYYPDFVFRKLLYFQIQHYPEVKFTRRISQFANWSRLNFGAWCLGRNLTSLAKQVLTEAEFQAFTEYQSADLVVSTGGTYLVENYGLRPRIFDYQIALRLGKPLIFFTQSLGPFADQFNREALKPIFEQAALVLLRDQKSKNNLLELGVQNPNLHVNADAVFALADSAALEAAAAANASSSARLKVAISVREWQYFKKIDSTLGMQRYLQAFRDLSIHLVEKYGAEITYLSTCQGVPRYWTDDSKVGLEIFKMLPESVASSVTVNTEFHSPKDLIDILKGFDLVISTRMHMAILSLGSGVPVLPIAYEFKTQELFERLGHGHWVQDIEDVCTESLIQLTDKVLNALPESRQALFAGVAQERESALASGELVKRAYEQWQQKGG, encoded by the coding sequence ATGAAGATTATCGTTAACAATACTGTGGCGCTTAACGGTGGAGACGCAGCAATCCTACTCTCTATTATTCAGCTTTTGCGAGCGTCTTTCGGTCATGACACACAATTTGTAATTGCTGATAGTCAGCCTGAAGTTGCAAGCCAGTATTACCCAGATTTTGTTTTTCGAAAGCTTCTTTATTTTCAAATTCAGCATTATCCAGAGGTGAAATTTACTCGGCGCATCTCTCAGTTTGCCAATTGGTCACGGTTGAATTTTGGGGCTTGGTGTTTAGGCCGCAATTTGACATCTCTAGCCAAGCAAGTACTCACTGAGGCTGAGTTCCAAGCCTTTACTGAGTATCAGTCGGCAGATTTGGTCGTTAGTACGGGCGGGACCTATTTGGTCGAGAATTACGGTTTGAGGCCCAGAATCTTTGATTACCAGATTGCCTTGCGCTTGGGAAAACCGCTGATTTTCTTCACGCAGTCCCTAGGACCATTTGCCGATCAATTCAATCGGGAGGCTCTGAAGCCAATCTTCGAGCAAGCCGCTCTAGTTCTGCTGCGCGATCAGAAATCCAAAAATAATTTACTTGAGCTAGGCGTGCAGAATCCTAACCTACACGTCAACGCAGATGCAGTTTTTGCGCTAGCTGATTCTGCAGCTTTGGAAGCTGCGGCCGCCGCTAATGCCTCTTCCTCTGCTCGCTTAAAAGTTGCAATATCGGTGAGGGAATGGCAATACTTCAAAAAGATAGACTCAACCCTGGGCATGCAGAGATATCTACAGGCGTTTCGGGACCTCAGCATCCATCTGGTGGAGAAGTACGGAGCCGAGATTACCTATCTCTCAACTTGTCAGGGAGTTCCTCGCTACTGGACTGATGATTCGAAGGTGGGTCTAGAAATCTTCAAAATGCTGCCGGAATCAGTTGCAAGCTCCGTGACTGTCAACACAGAGTTCCACTCTCCCAAAGATCTCATTGACATTCTCAAGGGCTTCGATTTGGTCATCTCGACCCGAATGCACATGGCAATTTTGTCCTTGGGCTCGGGTGTTCCAGTTTTACCAATTGCCTACGAATTCAAAACCCAAGAACTGTTTGAACGGCTAGGTCACGGGCACTGGGTTCAAGACATTGAGGATGTTTGTACTGAATCGTTGATTCAACTGACAGATAAAGTGCTGAATGCATTACCTGAGTCACGACAAGCATTATTCGCTGGAGTTGCCCAGGAACGCGAGTCGGCGCTGGCTTCTGGCGAGCTGGTGAAACGAGCCTACGAACAATGGCAACAGAAGGGGGGCTGA
- a CDS encoding Npun_R2821/Npun_R2822 family protein has translation MSRGIYITANNRVLDNAIALLNSIRLYDPEIPVILIPFNDDYQLIAETLAEQHGVQVYPDLEFLDRFTQVVAETFDRDFLALPNKMRKLVAWFGPLDEFLYIDTDIIVFEKIADNLNHLSEYGFLCCDFHHSGEKLKDVFAPLVKEQGIFTDAQLQDVFNSGFWASKKGTITEQQMYEVLRECAQHREYFDFSHGTTDQPVMNYMVLKLIEKRFNLVRIPGGGPGNWAGSKHFEEKDHILYDRGKRLQYLHWAGSPMRPGGPYRELWEHYRYLREPKPPTPTKPSSLQQLVNRLFPFMTARASS, from the coding sequence ATGTCTAGAGGCATATACATTACCGCCAACAACCGGGTACTCGACAACGCCATTGCGCTGCTCAACAGCATTCGCCTCTATGACCCTGAAATTCCGGTCATTCTAATTCCTTTTAATGACGACTATCAGCTGATTGCAGAAACGTTAGCAGAGCAGCACGGGGTTCAGGTTTATCCGGATTTGGAGTTTTTAGATCGGTTTACTCAGGTGGTGGCTGAGACGTTTGATCGGGATTTCCTAGCTCTGCCCAATAAAATGCGCAAGCTAGTCGCCTGGTTCGGACCCCTGGACGAATTTCTCTACATTGACACCGATATCATTGTTTTCGAGAAGATTGCTGACAATCTCAATCACCTTTCAGAGTATGGCTTTCTCTGCTGTGATTTTCATCACTCAGGCGAGAAGCTAAAGGATGTTTTCGCGCCTTTGGTCAAAGAGCAGGGCATTTTCACTGACGCTCAACTCCAGGATGTTTTTAATAGTGGTTTTTGGGCATCTAAGAAAGGAACGATTACAGAGCAGCAGATGTACGAAGTTCTGCGTGAATGTGCTCAACATCGTGAATACTTCGACTTCTCCCACGGCACTACGGACCAGCCGGTTATGAACTACATGGTCCTCAAGCTGATTGAGAAACGCTTCAACTTAGTCAGAATTCCGGGTGGAGGACCGGGCAATTGGGCAGGCTCCAAGCATTTCGAGGAGAAAGATCACATCCTTTATGACCGGGGTAAACGTCTACAGTATCTGCACTGGGCAGGCTCACCCATGCGTCCTGGAGGACCTTATCGAGAGTTGTGGGAACACTACCGCTATCTCAGAGAGCCCAAGCCTCCCACGCCCACCAAACCTTCATCCTTACAGCAATTAGTCAATCGCCTTTTTCCGTTTATGACGGCGCGTGCTTCCAGCTAA